The following are encoded in a window of Ricinus communis isolate WT05 ecotype wild-type chromosome 4, ASM1957865v1, whole genome shotgun sequence genomic DNA:
- the LOC8265523 gene encoding ADP-ribosylation factor GTPase-activating protein AGD12: protein MNRVSDLQRPGSGKRRLKDLLLKSDNRFCADCAAPDPKWASANIGVFICLKCCGVHRSLGTHISKVLSVTLDEWSDDEIDAMIEVGGNSTANAIYEAFIPEGVSKPHPDASHDERMRFIRSKYELQEFLKPSLRITSGKSTMSVQSSFSRRFLDSFRIASTSQTSEEGMVEFIGLLKVKVKNGTNLAIRDMMSSDPYVVLTLGKQTVQTTVVRSNLNPVWNEELMLSVPQNFGPVKLQVFDHDTFSADDIMGEAEIDVQPLITSAMAFGRPDMFGNMQIGKWLKSNDNALMEDSIINIVDGKVKQEISLKLQNVESGELQLEMQWIPLEQ from the exons ATGAACCGTGTATCAGACCTTCAGAGGCCTGGCTCAG GTAAAAGAAGATTAAAAGATTTGTTGCTCAAAAGTGATAATCGCTTTTGTGCTGACTGTGCTGCTCCGGATCCTAAATGGGC GTCTGCAAATATTGGAGTTTTTATATGCTTAAAATGTTGTGGTGTGCATAGAAGCCTTGGTACTCATATTTCAAAG GTTTTATCTGTGACATTGGATGAGTGGTCTGACGATGAAATTGATGCGATGATTGAAGTTGGAGGAAACTCTACTGCTAATGCAATATATGAGGCCTTTATACCTGAGGGAGTTTCAAAGCCACATCCAGATGCTTCTCACGATGAGCGTATGAGATTCATCAG GTCTAAGTATGAGCTTCAAGAGTTTTTGAAACCTAGCTTGCGGATTACTTCAGGAAAGTCTACTATGTCTGTTCAATCGAGTTTTTCTAGGAGGTTTTTGGATAGTTTTCGAATTGCAAGTACATCACAGACATCG GAGGAAGGCATGGTCGAATTTATTGGATTGCTGAAGGTCAAAGTTAAAAATGGTACAAATTTAGCTATTAGAGATATGATGTCAAGCGATCCATATGTGGTCCTAACTCTTGGGAAACAA ACAGTTCAAACGACTGTAGTACGTAGCAATTTGAATCCGGTTTGGAATGAGGAACTCATGCTGTCGGTTCCACAAAATTTTGGACCTGTAAAGTTG CAAGTATTTGATCACGACACATTTTCAGCTGACGACATAATGGGAGAAGCGGAGATTGATGTCCAGCCATTGATAACATCAGCAATGGCATTTGGGAGACCGGATATGTTTGGAAATATGCAAATAGGAAAATGGCTGAAATCAAACGACAATGCGCTTATGGAAGATAGCATCATTAACATTGTTGATGGGAAGGTAAAACAAGAGATCTCACTGAAGCTCCAAAATGTTGAATCTGGGGAACTACAACTAGAAATGCAGTGGATTCCTCTTGAGCAATAG
- the LOC8265522 gene encoding uncharacterized protein LOC8265522, with protein sequence MVSCSNKLIAINTPLIPIMITVMMTTMMIAVSAARELRPSVHGLEYQSTAPVGEKLPPEMEEFFGSLSSSASAAPTSRSGANVALPKAMNSNDTAWWNGIAGKNNGDHGDQLRHVLLVASVACGATGAALLVASGIVYFVKYKKRKATSSTTLGDNSKAIVISK encoded by the coding sequence ATGGTTTCTTGCAGCAACAAACTGATAGCCATCAACACACCGTTGATTCCGATCATGATAACCGTAATGATGACGACGATGATGATCGCAGTATCAGCAGCGAGGGAACTACGGCCGTCCGTTCACGGACTGGAGTACCAAAGCACAGCACCAGTAGGAGAGAAGTTACCGCCGGAAATGGAGGAATTCTTTGGATCGTTGTCCTCGTCAGCTTCTGCAGCGCCAACTTCGAGATCAGGTGCTAACGTGGCATTGCCAAAAGCGATGAATTCAAACGACACCGCCTGGTGGAATGGCATAGCAGGTAAAAACAACGGCGATCACGGAGATCAGTTGAGGCACGTGCTGCTGGTGGCGAGTGTCGCGTGTGGTGCTACTGGGGCGGCGTTGCTAGTGGCTTCAGGTATTGTGTATTTTGTCAAGTATAAAAAGCGAAAAGCAACGTCGTCAACGACGTTAGGGGATAACAGTAAAGCCATTGTTATTAGTAAGTAA